In Paenibacillus sp. 1781tsa1, one DNA window encodes the following:
- the yqeK gene encoding bis(5'-nucleosyl)-tetraphosphatase (symmetrical) YqeK, whose product MGLSREKLIQAVSGQMPEKRWKHTLGVMESAVMLAEKYGADPVKADLAAILHDVAKYWPVAEMEAVIRDNGLNQELLQHDKQLWHSEVGAFVAERDYGVEDSEVINAIRWHTSGRVGMSLLDKVVCLADYIEPGRDFPGVDHIREQAEHSLEEGLIAGFDSTISLLISQRRVIYPLTMLSRNDLIAQL is encoded by the coding sequence ATGGGACTAAGCCGTGAGAAACTAATTCAAGCCGTATCCGGGCAAATGCCGGAGAAACGCTGGAAACATACACTTGGCGTGATGGAGTCGGCCGTGATGTTGGCTGAAAAATACGGTGCGGATCCTGTAAAAGCGGATCTGGCAGCGATATTGCATGATGTGGCGAAGTACTGGCCCGTAGCGGAGATGGAAGCGGTCATCCGCGATAACGGATTAAACCAGGAACTTCTGCAGCATGACAAACAGCTCTGGCATTCCGAAGTCGGTGCTTTTGTAGCCGAGCGCGATTACGGTGTAGAGGATTCCGAAGTTATTAATGCCATCCGGTGGCATACCTCGGGTCGGGTAGGCATGAGCCTGCTGGACAAAGTGGTATGTCTTGCCGATTACATTGAACCGGGACGAGATTTCCCGGGAGTGGATCACATTCGCGAACAGGCTGAACATAGTCTGGAGGAAGGGTTAATTGCCGGATTCGATTCGACGATCAGCTTGCTGATTTCGCAGCGACGTGTCATTTATCCTTTGACTATGCTGTCGCGGAATGACTTAATTGCACAATTATAG
- a CDS encoding S1 RNA-binding domain-containing protein — protein MSLIAGTVVSLPVSREVSPFGFFLTTGSEDVLLHYTELTRDIKIGETLEVFVFFDTEDRLAVTMKKPYLMLGEMARLVVADVHPRLGCFLEMGLGRQLLLPIRELPELEELRPQVGDEVFVIMEHDKQGRLRAKLAGERELSPLAFHAPTSWLNEWVEALVYKPLQMGTFVLVEGGVLGFGAIGMIHSSERSHMLRLGEKVKCRVTLVREDGRVNLAMTQLKQVGRNEDADKLLAFMKERPMGGMPYSDATPPDIIKQRFGISKSAFKRALGKLMKDGLVVQKESWTYLSESAPADQSENK, from the coding sequence ATGAGTTTGATTGCTGGAACAGTCGTCTCTTTGCCGGTTTCACGTGAAGTGTCTCCGTTTGGTTTCTTTTTGACGACAGGATCGGAAGATGTACTGCTTCACTACACCGAGTTAACGCGGGATATTAAGATTGGCGAGACGCTTGAAGTATTTGTATTCTTTGATACGGAAGATCGTCTGGCCGTAACGATGAAGAAGCCTTATCTCATGCTTGGCGAAATGGCGCGACTGGTTGTGGCTGATGTTCACCCACGACTGGGCTGTTTCCTGGAAATGGGACTTGGACGGCAATTGCTGCTTCCTATTCGTGAATTGCCTGAACTGGAAGAACTGCGTCCTCAAGTGGGGGACGAAGTCTTTGTAATCATGGAACATGATAAGCAGGGACGTCTGCGTGCCAAATTGGCCGGGGAACGTGAACTTTCACCCTTGGCTTTCCATGCGCCAACTTCTTGGTTGAACGAATGGGTTGAGGCTCTGGTGTACAAGCCACTGCAGATGGGTACTTTTGTACTTGTAGAGGGCGGTGTACTTGGCTTTGGCGCGATTGGCATGATTCATTCATCTGAACGCAGTCACATGTTGCGTCTTGGCGAAAAAGTGAAATGTCGGGTGACACTGGTACGTGAAGATGGACGTGTGAATCTGGCCATGACTCAACTTAAACAAGTTGGACGTAACGAAGATGCAGACAAGCTTCTCGCCTTTATGAAAGAGCGTCCTATGGGCGGCATGCCTTACTCGGATGCAACTCCGCCGGATATCATCAAGCAGCGCTTTGGCATCAGTAAGTCTGCGTTCAAGCGTGCCTTGGGCAAATTGATGAAGGACGGATTGGTGGTCCAAAAGGAAAGCTGGACGTATCTGTCCGAATCTGCTCCTGCG
- the rsfS gene encoding ribosome silencing factor — MTVSSKELMNMAVAAADDKKASNIVALDLINVSLVADYFVICHGNSDTQVQAIATEIRKQAHAAGATIKGIEGMDSARWVLMDMGDVVVHIFHRDEREYYNIERLWSDAKVVEMV; from the coding sequence ATGACAGTATCATCGAAAGAACTTATGAATATGGCGGTTGCTGCCGCTGACGACAAAAAGGCATCCAATATTGTAGCGTTGGATCTGATTAATGTTTCTCTGGTGGCAGATTATTTTGTTATTTGTCACGGGAATTCCGATACACAGGTACAGGCCATTGCCACTGAGATTCGCAAACAGGCTCATGCTGCCGGAGCGACGATCAAAGGTATCGAAGGTATGGATTCCGCACGTTGGGTACTGATGGACATGGGCGACGTTGTTGTTCATATCTTCCACCGCGACGAGCGTGAATACTACAACATTGAGCGTCTATGGTCTGATGCCAAAGTGGTGGAAATGGTATGA